One genomic region from Polynucleobacter sp. MWH-P3-07-1 encodes:
- a CDS encoding class I SAM-dependent methyltransferase produces the protein MTQPLRWLQSEIASRMMQKLEIVKLDVNDLLVIPDFPGKHASLLAKRFPGVSINSASEPTMNAWDSWCYQMFRKSRAIFRGGNQFSLERYRQTGHIDLPDDSVDLVFSDLLLQNLPDPKHFLQECWRVLREGGLLTFAYLGPDTGKELIGIPGLEGVLQKLASPWDMHDMGDAVLSEGFSEPVMDMEYVHLEYESDALLVADSIALQLMSQAPQMQVATPELPKKMTLEVVYGHAWAIGKHLTRAKDQLAYIDPRQIQRKTSRDPN, from the coding sequence ATGACCCAACCCCTAAGATGGCTTCAATCCGAAATTGCAAGTCGGATGATGCAAAAGCTAGAAATCGTTAAGCTTGATGTAAATGATCTGCTGGTGATTCCGGATTTTCCGGGGAAGCATGCTTCACTTTTAGCTAAGCGATTTCCGGGTGTGAGCATCAATAGCGCTTCAGAACCCACCATGAATGCCTGGGATTCGTGGTGCTATCAGATGTTTCGAAAATCGCGCGCAATATTTCGCGGAGGAAATCAGTTTTCTTTAGAGCGTTATCGACAGACTGGGCACATTGATCTTCCGGATGATTCGGTTGATTTGGTCTTTAGCGATTTGCTTCTACAAAACCTTCCTGACCCAAAACATTTTTTACAGGAATGTTGGAGAGTGCTGCGGGAGGGTGGGCTTCTGACCTTTGCCTACTTAGGCCCTGATACTGGTAAAGAGTTGATTGGCATACCTGGGCTAGAGGGGGTTCTACAAAAGTTGGCGAGTCCTTGGGATATGCACGATATGGGGGATGCAGTTCTATCAGAAGGCTTTTCAGAGCCGGTGATGGACATGGAGTATGTTCATTTGGAATACGAATCAGATGCTCTTTTAGTGGCAGACTCGATTGCTTTGCAACTAATGTCTCAAGCACCCCAAATGCAGGTGGCTACCCCGGAGTTACCTAAAAAAATGACTCTGGAGGTGGTCTACGGACATGCGTGGGCTATCGGTAAGCACCTCACTAGAGCCAAAGATCAGCTGGCTTATATTGATCCCCGGCAAATTCAGCGCAAGACAAGCCGTGATCCTAATTAA
- a CDS encoding ComF family protein has product MFSIAKLLPNACIICESFQDDLVCLGCLKKLSDEALCHYECCRQCGICLTAIELSAGKCDECRLEPPHFDESVCLASYESGLQKSLHNLKYTKRISVAHGLASTWNHILASRLDYVGIDVAMPVPLSQKKLCERGFNQSWEILRRIQVPKTIQKLACVLQRHHAPHDLVGSDSTSRAETVKGMFYLNPHFKDSIKGRHVVIFDDVMTSKATLNEIAAVLKDNGASRVLNWVLLRTPRYMTKRLQHV; this is encoded by the coding sequence ATGTTTTCAATAGCAAAACTATTGCCCAACGCTTGCATTATTTGCGAGTCTTTTCAGGATGATCTCGTTTGCCTAGGATGCTTGAAAAAACTCTCTGATGAGGCTCTTTGTCATTATGAATGTTGCAGACAATGCGGCATCTGCTTAACTGCAATCGAACTTAGTGCAGGCAAGTGTGATGAATGTCGACTAGAACCGCCCCACTTTGATGAGAGCGTTTGTCTTGCATCTTATGAAAGCGGTTTGCAAAAATCCCTACATAATTTGAAATACACCAAGCGCATCAGTGTGGCGCATGGCTTAGCGAGTACTTGGAATCACATTCTGGCATCGCGCTTAGATTATGTTGGAATTGACGTGGCAATGCCTGTGCCACTGAGTCAGAAAAAATTATGCGAGAGAGGTTTCAACCAAAGCTGGGAAATTCTGCGTCGCATACAAGTACCCAAAACCATTCAAAAATTAGCGTGTGTGCTACAAAGACATCATGCGCCACATGACCTTGTGGGATCTGACAGCACTTCACGCGCAGAAACGGTCAAAGGTATGTTTTATCTCAATCCTCACTTCAAAGATTCCATCAAAGGCCGGCACGTGGTGATTTTTGATGATGTGATGACAAGCAAAGCCACTTTGAATGAAATTGCTGCTGTTCTGAAGGACAATGGAGCTTCACGAGTTCTGAATTGGGTTTTACTCAGAACCCCAAGATACATGACCAAAAGATTGCAGCATGTTTAA
- the trmL gene encoding tRNA (uridine(34)/cytosine(34)/5-carboxymethylaminomethyluridine(34)-2'-O)-methyltransferase TrmL, whose protein sequence is MFNIVLFEPEIPPNTGNIIRLCANTGASLHLIEPLGFPMEDAKLRRAGLDYHEFTSVKVHQNWQVFLMNEQPKMERVFALTTKGSGHFHAGHYQPGDYFVFGSETKGITDEVRDSIAAQNRMRLAMQESSRSLNLSNTVAIVVYEAWRQNGLQGGS, encoded by the coding sequence ATGTTTAACATTGTTTTATTCGAACCTGAAATCCCACCTAACACCGGCAACATCATCCGCCTGTGTGCGAACACTGGAGCCTCGCTTCATTTAATTGAGCCTCTAGGTTTTCCGATGGAGGACGCAAAGCTTCGGAGAGCGGGTTTGGATTACCACGAATTTACTAGCGTCAAAGTACATCAAAACTGGCAAGTTTTTCTCATGAATGAACAGCCCAAAATGGAGCGGGTGTTTGCACTAACCACGAAAGGCTCTGGGCATTTTCATGCTGGCCATTATCAGCCAGGCGATTATTTTGTCTTTGGCTCTGAAACCAAAGGCATTACTGACGAAGTGAGAGATTCCATTGCTGCCCAAAACCGGATGCGCTTAGCGATGCAAGAGAGCAGTCGCAGTCTTAATCTTTCCAATACGGTTGCGATTGTTGTCTACGAAGCCTGGCGACAAAATGGTTTGCAAGGCGGTAGCTAG
- a CDS encoding NAD(P)H-dependent glycerol-3-phosphate dehydrogenase has product MKVTLLGAGAWGTAMAVQAARFLEHDQVCLWSRSLEQIEHIQKQGENRAYLPGFALPKSLRLEANFSVAIHRLGPHDLLVIATPMAGLAETLVQVLQVAKHALNIVWLCKGLEPSSTFLPHQVVEREDRLHNKGIKHAYGVLSGPSFAKEVANGMPCALTVASQSDELCTIVQTAFHHGNMRIYASDDLIGVELGGAIKNVLAIVAGISDGLNLGLNARAAVLTRGLAEMMRLVKAAGGRSETCMGLTGVGDLILTATGDLSRNRQVGLALATGQPLQTILDGLGHVAEGVLCASAVSNLAARLGVEMPITNAMTEVLSGHVGAQEALQKLMGRDPTTEV; this is encoded by the coding sequence ATGAAAGTGACGCTGCTTGGAGCTGGAGCCTGGGGAACGGCGATGGCCGTTCAGGCTGCTCGTTTTCTTGAGCATGACCAAGTCTGTTTATGGTCGCGCTCCTTGGAGCAGATTGAGCATATTCAAAAACAGGGTGAGAACCGCGCCTACTTGCCTGGCTTCGCATTACCCAAGAGCCTGCGCCTAGAGGCCAATTTTTCTGTGGCGATTCATCGCTTAGGCCCGCATGATTTATTGGTGATTGCAACCCCGATGGCAGGTTTAGCAGAGACACTTGTTCAAGTATTGCAAGTTGCGAAACATGCTTTAAACATTGTTTGGCTGTGTAAGGGTTTAGAGCCAAGCTCGACCTTTTTGCCACATCAAGTCGTAGAGCGAGAAGATCGTTTGCACAACAAAGGTATCAAGCATGCATACGGTGTGTTGTCTGGACCCAGTTTTGCCAAAGAGGTAGCCAATGGAATGCCTTGCGCTTTGACGGTGGCCAGTCAATCAGATGAACTATGTACGATTGTGCAAACCGCTTTTCATCATGGCAATATGCGAATCTATGCAAGCGATGATTTGATCGGCGTTGAGTTGGGTGGCGCAATTAAAAATGTACTGGCTATTGTGGCGGGTATCAGTGATGGCTTAAATCTGGGGCTGAATGCGCGTGCAGCAGTTCTCACGCGAGGCTTGGCAGAAATGATGCGCTTGGTTAAAGCAGCCGGGGGACGCTCAGAAACCTGCATGGGATTAACGGGCGTTGGCGATTTGATCTTGACAGCCACTGGCGACCTTTCAAGAAATCGACAAGTGGGCTTAGCGCTTGCTACGGGCCAGCCACTACAAACAATATTAGATGGACTAGGGCATGTAGCTGAAGGCGTTTTGTGTGCCTCGGCAGTAAGTAATTTAGCGGCGCGCCTGGGGGTAGAAATGCCTATTACGAATGCGATGACGGAAGTTTTATCCGGTCATGTTGGTGCGCAAGAAGCTTTGCAGAAATTAATGGGTCGCGATCCAACAACAGAAGTCTGA
- the secB gene encoding protein-export chaperone SecB: MSDKATSTQDGLDQDQAPSFRIQRVYLKDLSLEQPNAPEILLIPKEPQVQVEIDIAVTRLSDGLFEVSVIGTVTARIEGKVLFLIEANQTGIFEFANIPPEQIDPMLGIACPTILYPYLRSNIADTISRAGFQPIHLNEVNFHGMYEHRLMQAQQAGAGSEDSSAEESKIILPN, encoded by the coding sequence ATGAGCGATAAAGCCACTTCAACTCAAGATGGTTTGGATCAAGATCAGGCCCCGAGCTTTCGGATTCAACGTGTCTATCTAAAAGATCTTTCCTTGGAGCAGCCAAATGCGCCAGAAATATTATTGATTCCAAAAGAACCACAAGTTCAAGTTGAAATCGATATTGCAGTCACCCGTCTTTCAGATGGATTATTTGAGGTCAGCGTGATTGGGACTGTTACCGCCCGCATTGAGGGCAAAGTATTGTTTTTAATTGAAGCCAATCAAACCGGTATTTTTGAATTTGCCAATATCCCTCCTGAGCAGATTGACCCCATGCTAGGTATTGCTTGCCCAACGATTTTGTATCCTTATTTGCGCTCCAATATTGCTGACACCATCAGCCGCGCTGGCTTCCAGCCGATTCATTTGAATGAAGTCAATTTCCACGGAATGTATGAGCATCGCTTAATGCAGGCTCAACAGGCTGGTGCGGGCTCAGAAGATAGTTCCGCCGAAGAAAGCAAGATCATTCTTCCTAACTAA
- the grxC gene encoding glutaredoxin 3 produces MPQVLMYSTQVCPYCVMAEKLLQKKGVSNLEKILIDKDPAQREIMMTKTGRRTVPQIYIGDTHVGGYDDLVALDRAGQLDLLLA; encoded by the coding sequence ATGCCACAAGTCTTGATGTATAGCACCCAAGTTTGCCCTTACTGCGTGATGGCCGAAAAGCTTTTGCAGAAAAAAGGGGTAAGCAATCTAGAGAAGATTTTGATCGACAAAGATCCAGCTCAGCGCGAAATCATGATGACAAAAACGGGTCGTAGAACCGTGCCGCAAATCTATATTGGCGATACCCATGTTGGTGGATATGATGATCTGGTAGCCCTAGATCGTGCTGGACAGTTAGACCTTCTTTTAGCGTAA
- a CDS encoding rhodanese-like domain-containing protein yields the protein MNFFTQIDNLALIALLAVSGIALFLPTLSTLISGKGLSPTEATIWINRRKAYVFDLRSEDAFKAGHLPGAKFAAAATLGAEMGKLKLDRKHPVVLICENGSDSRKAVAVVKTLGFAEVAALDGGIAAWKAAALPLVK from the coding sequence ATGAACTTTTTCACTCAAATTGACAATTTAGCGCTGATTGCCTTACTAGCTGTTTCAGGTATCGCACTCTTCCTACCCACATTATCTACGCTTATTAGTGGAAAGGGCCTCTCTCCAACCGAGGCGACGATTTGGATCAATCGTCGTAAGGCCTATGTCTTTGATTTGCGCTCTGAAGATGCCTTTAAAGCAGGTCACTTGCCTGGGGCGAAATTCGCCGCCGCCGCTACCCTAGGCGCTGAGATGGGTAAGCTCAAGCTGGATCGCAAGCATCCAGTGGTCTTAATTTGTGAGAATGGTAGTGACTCTCGTAAAGCCGTTGCGGTGGTCAAAACACTCGGGTTTGCTGAAGTAGCCGCCTTAGACGGCGGAATCGCTGCTTGGAAAGCAGCCGCTTTGCCTTTAGTTAAGTAA
- the gpmA gene encoding 2,3-diphosphoglycerate-dependent phosphoglycerate mutase has protein sequence MKQLVLIRHGESAWNLENRFTGWADVDLTPNGAKQAHAAGEKLLKAGYVFDIAYTSVLKRAIRTLWGVQDAMDLMWIPVVHSWRLNERHYGALTGLNKAETATQYGDEQVHIWRRSYNIRPPLLETHDERNPQKDRRYEKLHPSEVPLGECLEDNVERVLPLWNESIAPALKAGKRIVLVAHGNSIRALIKYLDQLSDEAIMEVNVPNGIPLVYELDDNLKPIRHFYLD, from the coding sequence ATGAAACAACTTGTTCTTATTCGTCACGGCGAATCCGCTTGGAATCTTGAAAACCGCTTCACCGGCTGGGCCGATGTTGATTTGACCCCAAATGGGGCAAAACAAGCGCATGCTGCAGGTGAAAAGCTTCTCAAAGCGGGTTACGTATTTGACATTGCCTATACCTCCGTTCTCAAGCGTGCGATCCGAACCTTGTGGGGCGTTCAAGATGCCATGGACCTCATGTGGATTCCAGTAGTTCATAGCTGGCGTTTAAACGAACGCCACTATGGCGCGTTAACGGGTTTAAATAAAGCAGAGACTGCCACACAGTATGGTGATGAGCAAGTACACATCTGGAGAAGGTCTTACAACATCCGCCCCCCTCTATTAGAGACGCACGATGAACGCAATCCCCAAAAAGATCGCCGCTATGAAAAACTCCACCCCTCTGAAGTGCCTCTTGGCGAATGCCTTGAAGACAATGTCGAGCGGGTCCTACCCTTGTGGAATGAGTCGATCGCCCCTGCACTCAAAGCTGGCAAGCGAATTGTCTTGGTTGCACACGGCAATAGCATCCGAGCACTCATCAAATACTTAGATCAACTTTCTGATGAAGCCATCATGGAAGTGAACGTTCCAAATGGTATTCCCTTGGTATATGAGCTTGATGACAATCTCAAGCCTATTCGCCATTTCTATTTAGATTAA
- a CDS encoding S41 family peptidase, whose amino-acid sequence MRQFLKNFALIAIGLIAGVAATIQLSATAQQNTTLPLDELRTLSNVFAQIKREYVEPIEDKQLLTDAVKGMVSSLDPHSTFLDKKDFEEMQEQTTGKFAGLGIEITSEDGLVKVLNPIEGSPAERAGLQAGDLITRLDDKPVRGMSLDKAVRTMRGTPGTKITLTIYRKSEERTFPVTITRAEIKVQSVKAKILDKDIAWVRVTSFQERTVPDLAKKLTELAAQDPKLKGIILDLRNNGGGLLQGAVGVAAAFLPNDAVIVSTKGQTQDSKQVFNATPAMYRLNEPGDPLAGVPEIFKKLPMVVLVNAYSASASEIVAGALQDYKRATIIGKTTFGKGSVQTVRPLTNDSALKITTAYYYTPNGRSIQAFGIKPDIAVDQSKDGDPDDVLITREVDSEKHLRNKQASEEKLIADREKRRLEEMQRIEEKNAKKTDQEKEAEKAKAKKPIELGSSDDFMLEQAVSYLNGGTVKRSASKLE is encoded by the coding sequence ATGCGCCAATTTTTAAAGAATTTTGCCCTCATTGCGATTGGCTTAATTGCAGGGGTGGCAGCAACGATTCAATTGTCGGCAACGGCTCAACAAAATACGACACTACCCTTGGATGAGCTTCGTACGCTCTCGAACGTATTTGCCCAGATCAAACGTGAATATGTGGAACCAATCGAAGATAAGCAATTATTAACAGATGCAGTAAAGGGTATGGTCAGTAGCCTTGACCCTCACTCTACATTTCTAGATAAAAAAGATTTTGAAGAGATGCAGGAGCAAACTACAGGTAAGTTTGCTGGTCTCGGAATTGAAATCACCTCTGAGGATGGCTTAGTGAAAGTCTTGAATCCCATTGAAGGCAGTCCTGCAGAGCGAGCTGGCCTTCAGGCTGGGGATTTAATTACTCGCTTGGACGACAAGCCTGTCCGCGGCATGTCGCTTGATAAAGCCGTTCGAACCATGCGTGGCACTCCTGGCACAAAAATTACGTTGACCATTTATCGCAAGAGTGAAGAACGGACATTTCCTGTCACAATCACTCGCGCAGAAATTAAAGTGCAATCAGTCAAAGCCAAGATTTTAGATAAGGATATTGCTTGGGTGCGCGTCACCAGCTTTCAAGAGCGAACCGTTCCAGATCTTGCTAAAAAACTGACTGAGTTGGCAGCGCAAGACCCCAAGCTAAAAGGGATTATCTTGGACCTTCGCAATAATGGTGGCGGTCTCTTACAAGGTGCAGTCGGTGTTGCAGCGGCATTCTTACCAAACGATGCAGTGATTGTTTCTACCAAAGGCCAAACGCAAGATTCAAAACAAGTATTTAATGCAACGCCGGCCATGTATCGATTAAATGAGCCTGGCGATCCCCTTGCTGGCGTCCCTGAAATCTTTAAGAAACTTCCGATGGTGGTTTTGGTAAATGCCTATTCTGCTTCAGCCTCTGAAATTGTGGCAGGCGCTCTACAAGATTACAAACGGGCAACGATTATCGGTAAGACCACCTTTGGTAAAGGTTCCGTACAAACTGTGCGCCCCCTCACCAATGACAGCGCCCTCAAGATTACGACTGCTTACTACTACACACCTAATGGCAGATCTATTCAAGCTTTTGGCATCAAGCCTGACATTGCGGTAGATCAAAGTAAAGATGGCGATCCAGATGATGTCCTGATTACTCGCGAGGTTGATAGCGAGAAACATCTTCGTAATAAACAGGCATCTGAAGAAAAATTAATTGCTGATCGTGAAAAGCGTCGTTTAGAAGAGATGCAGCGCATTGAAGAAAAAAATGCAAAGAAGACCGATCAAGAAAAAGAGGCTGAAAAAGCTAAGGCCAAAAAGCCTATCGAACTTGGTAGCTCTGATGACTTTATGCTCGAGCAAGCTGTCTCCTACTTAAATGGTGGCACCGTTAAACGTTCTGCTTCCAAACTCGAATAA
- a CDS encoding molybdopterin-synthase adenylyltransferase MoeB, with translation MNDEQLLRYSRHLLLEEIDVAGQEKLLASHAVIIGAGGLGSAAAPYLAAAGIGKLTLVDHDQVDLTNLQRQVMHSHKTIGQNKAVSGKQFLEQLNSTIELIAVEERASAKLLNPLLPTAQIVLDCTDNYATRQLINLACVEHRLPLVSGAALRFDGQVNVFDIRSPESPCYACIFSPEEQFEETNCASMGVFAPLVGIIGSIQAAQALQLLIGFGDSLIGRMLLWNALTTQIDEIRLKRNPECSVCGNRH, from the coding sequence ATGAATGATGAACAGCTACTGCGCTATTCAAGGCACTTGCTACTCGAAGAGATTGATGTTGCTGGCCAAGAAAAACTGCTTGCCTCACACGCTGTCATTATTGGCGCCGGAGGACTTGGCAGTGCTGCAGCTCCCTACCTAGCTGCGGCAGGTATCGGCAAACTGACTTTGGTTGATCATGACCAGGTTGATTTAACCAATCTTCAACGGCAAGTGATGCACTCCCATAAAACGATTGGGCAAAATAAAGCTGTATCTGGGAAACAATTTCTGGAACAGCTTAATAGCACGATTGAACTCATTGCTGTTGAGGAAAGGGCAAGCGCCAAGTTGCTGAATCCACTTCTGCCAACAGCACAGATTGTCTTGGATTGCACTGATAACTATGCGACAAGACAGCTCATCAATCTCGCTTGTGTTGAGCACCGTTTGCCCCTGGTATCGGGAGCTGCACTTCGCTTTGATGGTCAGGTGAATGTCTTTGATATTCGTAGTCCTGAATCACCCTGCTATGCCTGTATCTTTTCTCCAGAGGAGCAGTTTGAAGAAACCAATTGTGCAAGCATGGGAGTCTTTGCCCCACTAGTAGGCATCATTGGCAGCATTCAAGCAGCCCAAGCTTTGCAACTCCTGATCGGCTTTGGTGATTCACTGATCGGCAGAATGCTGCTTTGGAATGCGCTCACCACCCAAATCGATGAAATTCGCTTAAAACGCAATCCTGAATGCTCAGTTTGTGGCAATCGTCACTAA
- the ptsP gene encoding phosphoenolpyruvate--protein phosphotransferase yields MTFALHGIPVSKGIAIGKAVLISRAALEVSHHVIEPGKEEAEAQKLLDAFEQVRLELDQLRKGLPKDAPQEMAAFLDVHGMILADPALAEKPLKLIRTERLNAAWALTTELNDLLEQFSEIEDAYLKERANDIRQVAERVLKALSNQQSDSLQEPDALPTSELGADAIIVAHDIAPHDMLRFKEHAFTGFVTDLGGKTSHTAIVARSMEIPAVLGVRHASEMIRHGDWLILDGEHGVVIVAPDEQLLAEYRALQVKAIEETSKLQNLKHSKTCTADGVAIELFANIELPEDAIQAVEFGAVGVGLFRSEFLFMDRNQALPDEEQQYEEYRRVIELMHGLPVNIRTIDVGADKALGAGSDLSQTGTSPLGLRAIRWSLTEPEIFLTQLRAILRASAHGQARIMIPMLAHAKEIHETFRLIEKAKQQLHQRGQSFNPNIQVGAMIEIPAAALTLPLFIHHFDFLSIGTNDLIQYTLAIDRADHAVAHLYDPLHPAILSLLYTIITQANKAKTPIAICGEMAGDPTLTKLLLAMGLTDFSMHFSQLLLVKREILKANVSQLKSHLPEILKAVEPEAQAIALERLLAS; encoded by the coding sequence ATGACATTTGCCTTGCACGGTATTCCGGTATCGAAGGGTATTGCAATTGGCAAGGCAGTGTTGATTTCGCGTGCGGCATTAGAGGTCAGTCACCATGTGATTGAGCCGGGCAAAGAAGAGGCGGAAGCGCAAAAATTATTAGATGCTTTTGAGCAAGTTCGTTTAGAGCTAGATCAATTGCGCAAAGGCCTGCCTAAAGATGCCCCTCAGGAGATGGCCGCTTTCTTGGATGTGCATGGCATGATTTTGGCTGACCCTGCTCTTGCTGAAAAACCACTCAAGCTGATTCGGACTGAGCGCTTAAATGCAGCCTGGGCGCTGACAACCGAATTGAATGATTTACTTGAGCAGTTTTCTGAGATTGAGGATGCCTATCTCAAAGAGCGTGCAAATGATATTCGTCAGGTGGCTGAGCGTGTTTTAAAGGCTCTCAGTAATCAGCAATCCGATTCTTTGCAAGAACCCGATGCTCTACCAACGAGCGAGCTTGGAGCAGATGCCATTATCGTTGCGCATGACATTGCTCCGCATGATATGTTGCGTTTTAAAGAACATGCATTCACGGGCTTTGTAACCGATCTTGGAGGCAAGACCTCGCATACTGCCATTGTGGCGCGCAGTATGGAAATACCGGCAGTGCTTGGCGTGCGACACGCTAGTGAAATGATTCGTCATGGCGACTGGCTCATTTTGGACGGAGAGCATGGGGTTGTGATTGTTGCCCCAGATGAGCAATTATTGGCTGAGTATCGCGCCCTTCAAGTCAAGGCAATCGAAGAAACTAGTAAGTTACAGAATCTGAAGCACTCCAAAACCTGCACAGCAGATGGAGTAGCCATTGAATTATTTGCCAATATTGAGCTTCCTGAAGATGCTATTCAGGCTGTTGAGTTTGGGGCGGTCGGTGTAGGTTTATTTCGTTCTGAATTCTTGTTCATGGATCGTAATCAGGCATTGCCAGATGAAGAGCAACAATACGAGGAATATCGGCGCGTTATCGAATTAATGCATGGTTTGCCAGTGAATATCAGGACGATAGACGTGGGCGCAGATAAAGCCCTGGGGGCTGGCAGCGATTTATCGCAAACAGGAACTTCACCATTAGGCTTGCGAGCGATTCGTTGGTCCCTCACTGAGCCAGAAATTTTCCTAACGCAATTAAGAGCAATTTTGCGGGCATCGGCTCATGGACAGGCTCGGATCATGATTCCGATGCTGGCGCATGCAAAAGAGATTCATGAAACATTCCGCTTGATTGAAAAGGCCAAACAGCAGCTGCATCAACGAGGCCAATCATTTAATCCCAATATCCAAGTTGGCGCCATGATTGAGATCCCTGCGGCTGCATTGACGCTTCCTTTATTCATTCACCACTTTGATTTTTTATCGATTGGTACAAATGATTTAATTCAATACACTTTGGCGATTGACCGGGCTGATCATGCTGTGGCACATTTGTATGATCCTTTGCATCCCGCTATCTTGAGTTTGCTGTACACCATCATTACCCAAGCAAACAAAGCGAAGACGCCAATTGCTATTTGTGGTGAGATGGCGGGCGACCCAACATTGACTAAGCTATTGCTGGCAATGGGCTTAACCGACTTCTCCATGCACTTTAGTCAACTTTTATTGGTGAAGCGTGAAATACTCAAGGCCAATGTCAGTCAGCTCAAATCTCACCTCCCTGAAATTCTGAAAGCAGTTGAGCCAGAGGCTCAGGCGATCGCGCTTGAGCGCCTCTTAGCGAGTTAG
- a CDS encoding HPr family phosphocarrier protein: MPVADIQIVNKLGLHARASAKLSQLAAEFPCEILLSRNGRQINAKSIMGVMMLAAGIGSTVTLETIGDKADEAMQALTELINNRFGEAE, from the coding sequence ATGCCAGTTGCCGATATTCAGATTGTGAATAAGCTTGGATTACATGCTCGGGCCTCTGCTAAGCTCTCTCAATTAGCGGCTGAATTTCCCTGTGAAATATTGCTATCTCGCAATGGACGTCAAATTAATGCAAAAAGCATCATGGGTGTCATGATGCTAGCTGCCGGTATTGGCAGCACTGTGACGCTTGAAACGATTGGTGATAAAGCGGATGAGGCTATGCAGGCCTTAACCGAGCTGATTAATAACCGTTTTGGTGAGGCTGAATAA
- a CDS encoding PTS sugar transporter subunit IIA, with protein sequence MAGIIIVAHTPVASAMYGFAEHIFGKSPERVRAIDIPPYEDTKVSFERVLQAANEVDNGNGVLVLTDVMGATPANVATKLETNGSSSGLHPKVIVLAGLNLPMLMRCISHREDGLESLALKALQGGQNGILRLGNKVATEKTQEQT encoded by the coding sequence ATGGCTGGAATTATTATTGTTGCGCATACTCCGGTAGCAAGTGCCATGTACGGGTTTGCAGAGCACATTTTTGGTAAATCGCCTGAGCGAGTCAGGGCAATTGATATTCCGCCTTATGAGGATACGAAGGTCAGTTTTGAGCGGGTGCTACAAGCGGCGAATGAAGTTGATAATGGCAACGGAGTTCTAGTGCTAACCGATGTGATGGGCGCCACCCCTGCTAATGTGGCTACTAAATTAGAGACCAATGGCTCGTCATCTGGTCTGCATCCCAAAGTCATTGTTTTGGCAGGCTTAAATCTGCCAATGTTGATGCGTTGTATTTCACACCGAGAAGATGGTTTAGAGAGCTTGGCCCTCAAAGCGCTACAAGGTGGCCAGAATGGAATCCTTCGCTTGGGAAATAAAGTTGCCACAGAAAAAACTCAGGAGCAAACATAA